Part of the Companilactobacillus zhachilii genome is shown below.
CAAGTTGCCAAAACTTGGTGAAGTTAAATTCAAGTGTGGTAGAGATATACCCGAAGTTATCAAGTCAGTCACTATCCGTAGGAGTCCAGCTGGTAAATACTATGCTGTGTTAACAGTCGAAGACGAAAACCAAGTATTCGATAAAACGCAAGCTCAAGTTGGACTGGATATGGGTATAGCAGATTTGATTATCACGTCAGATTCTGTTAAATATCCAACTATTCGTTTTGACAAGGCCTTAGCAAAAAAGAAATTAAACTGGGAGCGTAAACTCGCTAGAAGACGATCACTTGCCGTCAAGGACAGAGCAAAAACTAAAAAGATTGGCTTAATTGAACCAAGGCCACTTGAAGACTATAAGAATGTTCAAAAAGCTAAACGAATAGTTGCTAAATATTCAGAAAAGATTGCTAATCAACGTGAGGACTATATCCATAAGATAACTACACAACTTGTCAGGGATTATGATGTTATAACGATTGAAGATTTGAAAGCAAGTAATATGTTAAAGAATCATAATCTAGCTAGAGCGATTGCCAATCAATCGTGGAGAATGATTAGAACAATGCTTGAATACAAGTGTGAATGGTATGGTAAAGAGCTAGTCGTCGTGAATCCTTTCAAGACAAGCCAATACTGTGCT
Proteins encoded:
- a CDS encoding RNA-guided endonuclease TnpB family protein, which codes for MTLKGIKLRIYPNGFQIQHIEMNFGCVRKVWNVMLAMQKDRYENNPDCKFVSNFDMNILLPLLKKEHPYLKQVESTSLQCANKDLSEAFKNFFEEHTGYPRFKSRKYPRQSYQSKCVNHNIKQINNSYIKLPKLGEVKFKCGRDIPEVIKSVTIRRSPAGKYYAVLTVEDENQVFDKTQAQVGLDMGIADLIITSDSVKYPTIRFDKALAKKKLNWERKLARRRSLAVKDRAKTKKIGLIEPRPLEDYKNVQKAKRIVAKYSEKIANQREDYIHKITTQLVRDYDVITIEDLKASNMLKNHNLARAIANQSWRMIRTMLEYKCEWYGKELVVVNPFKTSQYCAACGYDDGKHELDIRQWICPNCHSNNDRDINASRNILNKGLEQALVK